The genomic stretch ACAGATGCTGATAGCTTATTTATTTTCTGCACAACACGGTTATACAGCTCTTTTAAATGTTCTTTTTTCACTGAATAAGTACCATTAACCTGGTTTACAATAAGCTGGCTGTCCGAATAAATTGTTATTTCCGAAGGTTTGAATTTTTCCAAAGCTTCAAGACAGCCTAAAAGAGCCCTGTATTCTGCAATATTATTTGTTGCCTTGCCTATGTAAACGCCCTGTTCTTCTATAACACTGTCATCTTTATCAAGGAGAACAAATCCATAACCGGCTTCACCGGGATTACCAAAACACGAGCCGTCGACATAAGCGGTTAATTTCACTTATTCTCCTCGTTCAGATTATCATCCCATATTAAAATTCTGCCGCACACTTCGCAGAAATTAATTCTATCCATTTTTCTGATTTCCAGTACTTTTTGAGGCGGTATATTTTTATAACATCCGCCGCAGGACCGCCTTATTACAGGTACT from bacterium encodes the following:
- a CDS encoding ribonuclease HI family protein, coding for MKLTAYVDGSCFGNPGEAGYGFVLLDKDDSVIEEQGVYIGKATNNIAEYRALLGCLEALEKFKPSEITIYSDSQLIVNQVNGTYSVKKEHLKELYNRVVQKINKLSASVEIHHIPREQNNRADSLARTAVLKKEVIRQ